The proteins below are encoded in one region of Nitrospira sp.:
- a CDS encoding universal stress protein — translation MDSNQSQTETPPRVRSVFHPSDFSEASEVAFAHAMKIALVRRANLDIMHVASDVTEEWSDLVGVRPMLERWGLLPPGSKRTDVEKVGIHVKKVASVHRDPVRAVLSYLGSHPTDLIVLATRQVEGRMLWQHDSVAQPIARGAGEMTLFIPNGQPGFVSREDGSISLTNVLVPIAADPPAQPAIEAVRRITGELQVTGGTVTLLYVGQQRDLPQAEMPEGGNWTWTTIVREGDVVDAIVEAADEIKADLVVMATNGRNGFLDALRGSHSERVLNRVHCPLLNLPVGSLLG, via the coding sequence ATGGACTCGAATCAATCGCAGACAGAGACGCCCCCGCGCGTACGAAGCGTGTTTCATCCATCCGATTTTAGTGAAGCCAGCGAAGTGGCGTTTGCGCACGCCATGAAAATCGCCTTGGTCAGACGGGCAAACTTGGACATCATGCACGTGGCCTCGGATGTGACCGAGGAATGGTCTGATCTCGTCGGAGTGCGTCCGATGCTCGAACGCTGGGGGCTCCTCCCCCCGGGGAGCAAGCGCACCGATGTGGAAAAAGTTGGCATTCATGTGAAGAAGGTGGCCTCGGTGCACCGTGACCCTGTGCGGGCGGTACTGTCCTACCTTGGTTCGCATCCCACGGACCTGATCGTCCTGGCGACGCGCCAGGTGGAGGGGCGGATGCTGTGGCAGCACGATTCGGTCGCCCAACCCATTGCACGTGGTGCAGGGGAGATGACGCTCTTCATCCCGAATGGTCAGCCGGGTTTCGTCTCTCGTGAGGATGGGTCCATCTCGCTCACGAATGTTCTCGTTCCTATTGCCGCGGATCCGCCCGCACAACCGGCGATTGAAGCAGTGCGGCGTATCACCGGAGAACTTCAGGTGACCGGCGGCACCGTGACGTTGCTCTACGTGGGGCAACAGCGCGATCTTCCTCAGGCCGAGATGCCGGAGGGCGGTAATTGGACCTGGACCACGATCGTGCGGGAGGGCGACGTCGTTGATGCCATTGTGGAGGCGGCAGACGAAATCAAGGCCGATCTCGTCGTGATGGCGACCAATGGGCGAAATGGCTTCTTGGATGCCCTGCGGGGCAGTCACTCGGAGCGGGTCCTGAACCGGGTGCACTGTCCATTATTAAACCTACCAGTCGGCTCCCTGCTGGGGTGA